The stretch of DNA TATGCACTCTGAACATAGCGGCATGTGACTGTGGCGCAAAAAATGGTGCTATGATTAAAATAGGAGTTTTATTATTTGAATTCATTGATACAACTTTCATAAAACTTAATGTTTTCAGACAATAGTTTTTCTACATTGAAATTATCATTAACCTCTTGACGACAAAGTGCACCTATTGATTCAAGAGAATCACTGTTAAGTAACTTAAGAATATTAGTTGCAATACCAGTTTCATTTAATGGATCAACCAAAATTAAATTTGGCAGTTTTGCTTTCAATTCTAGTCCAGCACTTTTTTCTGAAAATATTACAGGCAGCTTAAGAGCCATCGCCTCCAAAGGTGCTAAACCAAATGATTCTGATATAGAAGGATAAACTGCTAAATCTGACTCAACAAGCAATGCTTCTAGCGACTCTTTTGAAACATGCCCCGTAAACTCAAGTGAATCATGATATTGTTTATCTACCAAACTGTAAATTTTTTCTTTTATAAAGATACCATCTTCTAAGGTATCTTTTCCTATGAATTTCAGCCTTGCTTCTGGAATTTTTTCTTTCACTAAGTTCCAAGCTTTGGCAAGAGACAGTACTCCTTTTTTGCGCATGAGTGAACCGCTAAAACTTACAAGGTAGTTTTTTGTAAAGTCTCTTTTGCATCTATTTTCATCCGGTATTTTGAGACCATTGTAAATGGTTGTGATCTCTTTATCTAACTTAAATATCTGTTTGGTCTTCTGGGCAGTATAGTCACTGACAGAACAGATATAGTCTGATTTTTGCAGTGCTCTTTTTTCGATCAGGTATGTTATCTTCGAAACTCTAGTCTTCATCTCTTTTGCAAAATATATTACAGAACCATGCAGTCTTATTATGATAGGTATAGTTAACACTGGCCAAAATGCTGAGATACCTTCAAAATCGATAGACTCAACAATATCGAGATCCTCTTCTTGTATCAAGTTTTTTATTTTATACCCTAATCTAAGACTATTAGTAAAAAATGCTATTTTACCTTGCCATGATTTTAGTCTTATAACCCGAACACCTTCTATCTCAATATCTTCATCGACATCACGATAGATTCCTACTACTACTACATGATGTCCATTTTTTGTTAATGCTGTAGCTAATTCATAAGTAAAGGTACCTATACCTCCACATTTATAGGGAGGATATTCATTACATATTAAACAAATATTCATACGGTATACTCTTTTTTGGAAAATTTCAATGAGCAGTATTTTTTGCCCCAGTCTATACATGGTTTTTCTATCAAGTGATAACAGAGCACTGGCAATACAACTAAACTACCTAAAAATACTGTCCATCCTAATGATGTTGCTCCAAACAATTCAAAACCAAGATAAATAGCAAGCATATGCGTAAGGTAAATTCCATATGAATACTGTGAAATGATTTCAGTAACTTTTTTTAGCCACAGACTATAATTATCACTCATTAGTACTAAAGTAAATCCAACAAGTACTGCACTCAAGACCTGTACAAAAAAGTGATAATTAAACATTCTAGCAAATAAAATAATTGCGATAATTATCCAAAAATATTGAAAAGGGATGATCTTTCCGTCGTATTCTTTTTGCACATAGTATGCAACAACTCCAGGTATAAAACACAGTCCCCATTTAGCATAGTCTGGTATTTGTATGTATGGTAACAACTTATTCACAGAATCAATCTTTGTTTTAAGTACAAAAAAGAGTAAAAGAAGAATAAAAAATAAAAAAATCATTTTCCATTTTGTATCTGAATCCTTAATATAATAGAATAGGATAGGGAGAAAGAAATACATTTGAAACTCATAAGGTAAACTCCAAAGTGGGCCTAAAATATTTTCTGTAACAGTAAAGTTTTGAATGAGTAACAGGTTCTGAATAAACCCACTAAAAGATATATCTGGATAAAGAA from Sulfurovum xiamenensis encodes:
- a CDS encoding glycosyltransferase family 4 protein, which produces MNICLICNEYPPYKCGGIGTFTYELATALTKNGHHVVVVGIYRDVDEDIEIEGVRVIRLKSWQGKIAFFTNSLRLGYKIKNLIQEEDLDIVESIDFEGISAFWPVLTIPIIIRLHGSVIYFAKEMKTRVSKITYLIEKRALQKSDYICSVSDYTAQKTKQIFKLDKEITTIYNGLKIPDENRCKRDFTKNYLVSFSGSLMRKKGVLSLAKAWNLVKEKIPEARLKFIGKDTLEDGIFIKEKIYSLVDKQYHDSLEFTGHVSKESLEALLVESDLAVYPSISESFGLAPLEAMALKLPVIFSEKSAGLELKAKLPNLILVDPLNETGIATNILKLLNSDSLESIGALCRQEVNDNFNVEKLLSENIKFYESCINEFK
- a CDS encoding acyltransferase family protein, which gives rise to MTHQPYMYSLVDLWRSIAVLLVVVAHTLLWWGNPIIFGVIEPSLLGSTGVAIFFVLTSYVLMMSLERLRKKSEHLYIDFILRRFFRIYPLSLMVVLFYYLTQIPSYFEKGLYFLYPDISFSGFIQNLLLIQNFTVTENILGPLWSLPYEFQMYFFLPILFYYIKDSDTKWKMIFLFFILLLLFFVLKTKIDSVNKLLPYIQIPDYAKWGLCFIPGVVAYYVQKEYDGKIIPFQYFWIIIAIILFARMFNYHFFVQVLSAVLVGFTLVLMSDNYSLWLKKVTEIISQYSYGIYLTHMLAIYLGFELFGATSLGWTVFLGSLVVLPVLCYHLIEKPCIDWGKKYCSLKFSKKEYTV